The Acipenser ruthenus chromosome 38, fAciRut3.2 maternal haplotype, whole genome shotgun sequence genomic sequence atggtttctctcctgtgtgaattcgctggtgtgttttcagttttcctgaatttctgaaactcttcccacagtcagagcagcaatacggtttctctcctgtgtgaatttgctcatgttttgtcagggttcctctttctctgaaactcttcccacaatcagagcagcaatatggtttctcttCTGTGTGAGTTAACTGGTGTGTTTTCATGTTacttaactgactgaaactcttcccacagtcagagcagcaatatggtttctctcctgtgtgaattcgctggtgtgttttcagtttttctgaaactctgaaactcttcccacagtcagagcagcaatacggtttctctcctgtatgaattcgctggtgtgttttcagtgttcctgaatttctgaaactcttcccacagtcagagcagcaatacggtttctctcctgtgtgaatttgctggtgtgttttcaggtttcctaagcgactgaaactcttcccacagtcagagcagcaatacggtttctctcctgtgtgaattcgctcgtGATTTCTCAGGGTTCCTCTttccctgaaactcttcccacagtcagagcagcaatacggtttctctcctgtgtgaatttgctggtgtgctttcaggggcCCTgattgactgaaactcttcccacagtcagagcagcgatatgttttctctcctgtgtgaatttgctggtgtgttttcaggtttcctaagcgaatgaaactcttcccacagtcagagcagcaatacggtttctctcctgtgtgaatttgctggtgtgtttttaaacgtcctaactgggtgaaacctttcccacagtcagaataTTCACCACCGGCCGTCctcttagctgctggactggaacctggaaaatatgaacaagaAAGACAGTAAGAGgggctgcttgtaggcttagggTATGTGCCTGggtggtggagtggattaaagcaggggttctcaattttttttacccgaggcccacctgttcagctgcatcaggcactgcggcccactattagcactcctggGGAAAATGTcgaattaaaaacattttctatgtttaaacctgtaacattataaataaagctaatctaaactgtcctttattcatttgaataaataatgtgacagatggaaatcacatagaatatgcacagaGTTAAAAATTCAGACTCCTGCAGCTGCCTTTTCTGTTCTTTATACTttcaaaacgtattctttggtgGCGGAGTCGACATATTGTAATGTTatgaatactgaaca encodes the following:
- the LOC131706966 gene encoding zinc finger protein 883-like, which produces MDSVKMESVQIKEEFPELELVPIRVEFSGLASLPIKQELCEIQCDSSQPEVSDIKAEHNELEIPQMEESLPVKQEEVLETVRIKQEPPEVEFDDMEPVKEESEDFNPNILEQEPVRLRECSMVLERICVREQGAGEEGSPNSMQGGGKGDGRSHSECSLAGSSPAAKRTAGGEYSDCGKGFTQLGRLKTHQQIHTGEKPYCCSDCGKSFIRLGNLKTHQQIHTGEKTYRCSDCGKSFSQSGPLKAHQQIHTGEKPYCCSDCGKSFRERGTLRNHERIHTGEKPYCCSDCGKSFSRLGNLKTHQQIHTGEKPYCCSDCGKSFRNSGTLKTHQRIHTGEKPYCCSDCGKSFRVSEKLKTHQRIHTGEKPYCCSDCGKSFSQLSNMKTHQLTHTEEKPYCCSDCGKSFRERGTLTKHEQIHTGEKPYCCSDCGKSFRNSGKLKTHQRIHTGEKPYFCSDCGKSFRHADSLNKHQRIHTGEKPYCCSDCGKSFRERGTLTKHERIHTGEKPYRCSDCGKSFSQLSNLKKHTSKLTQERNCISALTVGRVSTS